One genomic region from Bradyrhizobium icense encodes:
- a CDS encoding fatty-acid--CoA ligase produces MLGLMQDWPLLCHRIIEHAAKYHGTQEVVTRSVEGPIHRTNYAEIHARALKVSQRLDRDGIKLGDRVATIAWNTWRHLECWYGIMGIGAICHTVNPRLFPDQIAWIINHAQDRAVITDITFVPILEKIAANLPSVERYIVLTDKAHMPQTTLKNAVAYEDWIAEADGKFAWKDFDENTAAAMCYTSGTTGDPKGVLYSHRSNVLHGLMANNVDALGTSAAETMLPVVPLFHANSWGIAFSAPSMGTKLVMPGAKLDGASVYELLDTEKVTHTAGVPTVWLMLLNHMAAGNLKLPHLKSVVCGGSAMPRSMIKSFVDMGVRVRHAWGMTEMSPIGTVAALKPPFAELTGEERLDILQTQGYPPFGVEMKITDDAGKELPWDGKTFGRLKVSGPAVAKAYFKIDTDILDEEGYFDTGDVATIDQHGYMRITDRSKDVIKSGGEWISSIDLENLAVGHPAVAEAAVIGVYHPKWDERPLLIVQLKAGHQASREDILKFMDGKIAKWWMPDDVVFVDGIPHTATGKILKTALRDQFKSYRFPNAAA; encoded by the coding sequence ATGCTCGGATTGATGCAAGACTGGCCTTTGCTTTGCCATCGGATTATCGAACACGCGGCGAAGTATCACGGCACGCAAGAGGTCGTCACGCGATCGGTCGAAGGTCCCATTCATCGCACCAATTATGCCGAAATTCATGCACGCGCACTGAAGGTATCGCAACGGCTCGACCGCGACGGCATCAAGCTCGGCGACCGCGTCGCCACCATCGCCTGGAACACCTGGCGTCATCTCGAATGCTGGTACGGCATTATGGGAATCGGCGCGATCTGCCACACGGTCAATCCGCGGCTGTTCCCCGACCAGATCGCCTGGATCATCAACCATGCGCAGGATCGCGCGGTGATAACCGACATCACCTTCGTGCCGATCCTGGAAAAGATCGCAGCCAACCTGCCGAGCGTCGAGCGCTACATCGTGCTGACCGACAAGGCGCACATGCCGCAGACCACGCTGAAGAACGCGGTCGCCTATGAGGACTGGATCGCGGAAGCCGACGGCAAGTTCGCCTGGAAGGACTTTGACGAAAATACCGCGGCCGCGATGTGCTACACCTCGGGCACCACGGGCGATCCCAAAGGCGTGTTGTATTCGCACCGCTCCAACGTGTTGCACGGGCTGATGGCCAACAATGTCGACGCTCTCGGCACCAGCGCCGCCGAGACAATGCTGCCGGTGGTGCCGTTGTTCCATGCCAATAGCTGGGGCATCGCATTCTCCGCGCCCTCGATGGGCACCAAGCTGGTGATGCCCGGCGCCAAGCTCGACGGCGCTTCGGTCTATGAACTTCTCGACACCGAGAAAGTCACGCATACCGCCGGCGTGCCGACGGTATGGCTGATGCTGCTGAACCACATGGCGGCCGGCAATCTGAAGCTGCCCCATCTTAAAAGCGTGGTGTGCGGCGGCTCGGCGATGCCGCGCTCGATGATCAAGTCGTTCGTCGACATGGGCGTGCGCGTTCGCCACGCCTGGGGCATGACCGAGATGAGCCCGATCGGCACCGTGGCCGCGCTGAAGCCGCCGTTTGCCGAACTCACCGGCGAGGAGCGGCTCGACATCCTGCAGACGCAAGGCTACCCGCCGTTCGGCGTCGAGATGAAGATCACCGACGATGCCGGCAAGGAGCTGCCGTGGGACGGCAAGACCTTCGGCCGCCTCAAGGTGAGCGGGCCCGCGGTCGCCAAGGCCTATTTCAAGATCGATACCGACATCCTCGACGAGGAAGGCTATTTCGACACCGGCGACGTCGCCACCATCGACCAGCATGGCTACATGCGAATCACCGACCGATCCAAGGACGTCATCAAGTCCGGCGGCGAATGGATCTCATCGATCGACCTCGAAAACCTCGCAGTCGGCCATCCCGCGGTCGCGGAAGCCGCCGTCATCGGCGTCTACCATCCCAAATGGGACGAACGTCCGCTGCTGATCGTCCAGCTCAAGGCCGGCCACCAGGCAAGCCGCGAAGACATCCTGAAATTCATGGATGGCAAGATCGCGAAATGGTGGATGCCCGATGACGTCGTCTTCGTCGACGGCATCCCGCACACCGCAACCGGCAAGATCCTGAAGACCGCGCTACGCGACCAGTTCAAGAGCTACCGCTTCCCGAACGCGGCAGCCTGA
- a CDS encoding LysR family transcriptional regulator, which translates to MNSASAEMNAFVRVIERGSFAAAAGDLGLTPSALSKLVTRIEDRLGVRLLTRTTRRLVLTAEGELFVARSREILASIEAAEAEVTAGSRAPRGLLRISVGTAYAKQILGPALPLFLARYPEITVELLVSDRQIDLVAEQVDLAIRSGQLGDSTLVARKLTDARRLICASPLYLKKHGSPRVPADLLRHNCLTLTGFAQINQWPFHTDEGINRLAISGTFASDNADLLLDATVAGLGIARLADFVVARALQEGALVRLLEDTHLSEPFPIHVVTVPGRHRTPRVKAFTDFMISQLNDAR; encoded by the coding sequence ATGAATAGTGCCTCCGCCGAGATGAATGCTTTTGTTCGCGTGATCGAGCGCGGCAGCTTCGCTGCGGCGGCGGGCGACCTCGGGCTCACGCCTTCAGCGCTCTCCAAACTTGTGACCCGCATTGAGGACCGGCTGGGCGTTCGTCTGCTGACGCGCACCACGCGGCGTCTGGTCTTGACTGCTGAAGGCGAGCTTTTCGTCGCCCGAAGCCGGGAAATACTTGCGTCGATCGAGGCCGCGGAAGCCGAGGTAACAGCGGGAAGCCGTGCTCCGCGCGGTCTTTTGCGGATCAGCGTCGGAACGGCCTATGCCAAACAGATACTCGGTCCCGCGCTTCCGCTGTTCCTCGCCCGCTATCCCGAAATCACCGTCGAACTTCTTGTTTCGGACCGGCAAATCGATCTTGTCGCCGAGCAGGTGGACCTGGCCATCCGCTCCGGGCAGCTCGGCGACTCAACCCTCGTGGCGCGTAAGCTCACCGACGCCAGACGCCTGATCTGCGCCAGCCCGCTCTATCTGAAGAAACATGGTTCACCGCGCGTGCCCGCCGATCTGTTGCGGCACAATTGCCTGACGCTGACCGGCTTTGCGCAGATCAATCAATGGCCGTTCCACACCGATGAAGGCATTAACCGGCTCGCCATCTCAGGCACATTCGCAAGCGACAATGCCGACCTGCTGCTCGACGCTACGGTAGCGGGGCTCGGCATCGCGAGATTGGCAGACTTTGTCGTCGCGCGCGCGTTGCAAGAAGGCGCGCTCGTTCGGCTGCTGGAGGACACCCATCTGAGCGAACCGTTTCCGATCCATGTCGTGACAGTGCCCGGCCGTCACCGCACGCCGCGCGTCAAGGCCTTCACCGACTTCATGATCTCGCAGTTGAACGATGCGCGGTGA
- a CDS encoding DUF1499 domain-containing protein — MARRFSAPYQSEPVSSLATWSRNLAIFAMVAVVVSIIIVRFGFLEVKPALATFFGALGLAVLSILVGLAAFAAIWQNGSRGMGRILLAFLINALLLAYPAYLALQYRKLPPIHDITTDPIDPPRFEALARLRSGEGANSAVYAGLYSAERQRIAYPDIQTVELEVPPQRAYEVTLALVAKRKWLVIDERPPQPPRRIGRIEAVARTPIMGFREDISIRITPDAEESRVDIRSSSRYFESDLGSNAARVSKLIEDINSAVDNAKPAAPKKPQAPAKAQAKNVKK, encoded by the coding sequence ATGGCCCGAAGGTTTTCCGCTCCCTACCAGTCGGAGCCCGTGTCCAGCCTCGCCACCTGGTCGCGCAACCTCGCCATCTTTGCCATGGTCGCGGTGGTGGTGTCGATCATCATCGTCCGCTTCGGCTTTCTGGAGGTAAAACCTGCGCTGGCGACGTTCTTCGGCGCGCTGGGTTTGGCCGTGCTGTCCATTCTCGTCGGCCTCGCCGCCTTTGCCGCGATCTGGCAGAACGGGTCGCGCGGCATGGGGCGGATCCTGCTGGCGTTCCTGATCAACGCCCTCCTGCTCGCCTACCCGGCCTACCTCGCCCTGCAATACCGCAAGCTGCCGCCGATCCACGACATCACCACCGATCCGATCGATCCGCCGCGCTTCGAGGCGCTGGCCCGGCTGCGCAGCGGCGAAGGCGCGAACTCCGCTGTCTATGCCGGGCTCTATTCGGCCGAACGGCAGCGGATCGCCTACCCCGATATCCAGACCGTGGAGCTCGAAGTCCCGCCGCAGCGGGCCTATGAGGTGACGCTCGCGCTGGTCGCCAAGCGCAAATGGCTCGTGATCGACGAACGGCCGCCGCAGCCGCCGCGCCGCATCGGCCGCATCGAGGCGGTGGCGCGGACGCCGATCATGGGCTTCCGCGAGGACATCTCGATCCGCATCACGCCCGACGCCGAGGAATCGCGGGTCGATATCCGCTCCTCCTCGCGCTATTTCGAAAGCGACCTCGGCAGCAACGCCGCCCGCGTCAGCAAGCTGATCGAGGACATCAACTCAGCCGTCGACAACGCCAAGCCGGCGGCGCCGAAGAAGCCGCAGGCCCCGGCGAAAGCCCAGGCGAAGAATGTGAAAAAATGA
- a CDS encoding MBL fold metallo-hydrolase: MADNDDIPFNRDFPLQPGVVDEPRPGVRRVLCNNPSPFTFTGTVSYIVGKGKVAIIDPGPDDEAHAKALLDAVRGETVTHILVTHTHRDHSPNTARIRAATGAPVYAEGPHRASRPRFESEKHNPESGADRDFRPDIEVKSGDVIEGQGWALEAVATPGHTANHLAFAWPERKINFVGDHVMGWSTSIVAPPDGSMIDYMASLARLEAREEDLYFSGHGPEIPQGPRYVRFLTRHRQAREASILHRLAKGEADIPTMVRAIYIGIDPRLTNAAGYSVLAHLEDLVARGIVATDGDPVIGGTYRLA; the protein is encoded by the coding sequence ATGGCCGACAACGACGACATTCCGTTCAACCGCGATTTCCCGCTTCAGCCCGGCGTCGTCGATGAGCCACGGCCCGGCGTACGGCGCGTGCTCTGCAATAATCCCAGCCCGTTCACCTTCACCGGCACGGTCAGCTACATCGTCGGCAAGGGCAAGGTCGCGATCATCGATCCCGGGCCCGATGATGAAGCGCATGCCAAGGCGCTGCTCGACGCCGTACGCGGCGAGACGGTGACGCATATTCTCGTCACCCATACTCACCGCGACCACTCGCCGAACACCGCACGGATCAGGGCGGCCACCGGCGCGCCCGTCTATGCCGAGGGGCCGCACCGCGCCTCGCGGCCGCGCTTTGAGAGCGAAAAGCACAATCCGGAATCCGGTGCCGACCGCGATTTCAGGCCCGACATCGAGGTCAAGAGCGGCGATGTCATCGAAGGGCAGGGCTGGGCGCTGGAGGCAGTCGCAACCCCCGGCCACACCGCCAATCATCTCGCATTCGCGTGGCCGGAGCGGAAGATCAATTTCGTCGGCGACCATGTGATGGGCTGGTCGACTTCGATCGTGGCGCCGCCGGACGGATCGATGATCGACTACATGGCCTCGCTGGCGCGGCTGGAGGCTCGTGAGGAGGACCTGTATTTCTCGGGCCATGGGCCGGAAATTCCGCAAGGACCGCGTTACGTCCGCTTCCTGACCCGCCACCGCCAGGCCCGTGAAGCCTCGATCCTGCACCGCCTTGCCAAGGGCGAGGCCGACATTCCGACCATGGTCCGTGCGATCTATATAGGCATCGACCCGCGGCTGACGAATGCGGCCGGCTATTCCGTGCTGGCGCATCTGGAGGACCTGGTCGCCCGCGGGATCGTTGCGACGGATGGTGATCCGGTGATCGGCGGGACGTATCGGTTGGCATGA
- a CDS encoding acyl-CoA dehydrogenase gives MSVRPQAKDKPAAASFQWDDPFLLDDQLTEDERMIRDTARAYAQDKLLPRVINAYLEEKTDREIFNEMGELGLIGVTLPEEYGCANASYVAYGLVAREIERVDSGYRSMNSVQSSLVMYPIYAYGDENQRKKYLPKLATGEWVGCFGLTEPDAGSDPGGMKTRAEKVSDGYRISGSKMWISNAPIADVFVVWAKSAAHDNQIRGFILEKGMKGLSAPKVGGKLSLRASITGEIVMDGVVVPESALLPNVSGLKGPFGCLNRARYGISWGAMGAAEDCMHRARQYTLDRKQFNRPLAATQLVQKKLADMETEIALGLQASLRVGRLMDEGKMAPEMISIVKRNNCGKALDIARVSRDMHGGNGIQIEYHVMRHTANLETVNTYEGTHDVHALILGRAITGIQAFS, from the coding sequence ATGAGCGTGCGCCCTCAAGCCAAGGACAAGCCGGCGGCGGCTTCCTTTCAGTGGGACGATCCGTTCCTGCTCGACGACCAGCTCACCGAAGATGAGCGCATGATCCGCGACACCGCGCGTGCCTACGCGCAGGACAAGCTCTTGCCGCGCGTCATCAACGCGTATCTGGAAGAGAAGACCGACCGCGAGATATTCAACGAGATGGGAGAACTCGGCCTGATCGGCGTCACGCTGCCCGAAGAATATGGCTGCGCGAACGCGAGCTACGTCGCCTATGGCCTGGTGGCGCGCGAGATCGAGCGCGTCGATTCCGGCTATCGCTCGATGAACTCGGTGCAGTCGTCGCTGGTGATGTACCCGATCTACGCCTATGGCGACGAGAACCAGCGCAAGAAATACCTGCCGAAGCTGGCCACCGGCGAGTGGGTCGGCTGCTTCGGCCTGACCGAGCCGGATGCCGGCTCCGATCCCGGTGGCATGAAGACACGTGCCGAGAAGGTGTCCGACGGCTATCGTATCAGCGGTAGCAAGATGTGGATCTCCAATGCCCCGATTGCCGACGTGTTCGTCGTCTGGGCCAAGTCGGCCGCGCATGACAACCAGATCCGCGGCTTCATTCTCGAGAAGGGCATGAAAGGCCTGTCGGCGCCGAAGGTCGGCGGCAAGCTGTCCTTGCGCGCCTCGATCACCGGCGAGATCGTGATGGACGGCGTGGTGGTGCCGGAGAGCGCGCTGCTGCCCAACGTATCAGGCCTGAAGGGACCGTTCGGCTGCCTCAACCGCGCCCGCTACGGCATCTCCTGGGGAGCGATGGGTGCAGCGGAAGACTGCATGCACCGCGCGCGGCAATACACACTCGACCGCAAGCAGTTCAACCGGCCGTTAGCGGCAACGCAACTCGTGCAGAAGAAGCTCGCCGACATGGAAACCGAAATCGCGCTCGGCCTTCAGGCCTCGTTGCGCGTCGGCCGCCTGATGGACGAAGGCAAGATGGCGCCGGAAATGATCTCGATCGTCAAGCGCAACAATTGCGGCAAGGCCCTCGACATCGCCCGCGTCTCCCGTGACATGCATGGCGGCAACGGCATCCAGATCGAGTACCACGTGATGCGCCATACCGCGAACCTGGAAACCGTGAACACCTATGAAGGCACCCACGACGTCCATGCCCTGATCCTGGGCCGGGCGATCACGGGGATACAGGCGTTTTCGTAA
- the ribB gene encoding 3,4-dihydroxy-2-butanone-4-phosphate synthase: protein MADTIQEVLQAFAMGELVVVTDDDDREGEGDLIVAASLCTAEKMAFIIRHTSGIVCAPITTDDARRLRLDPMVAHNESNHTTAFTVSIDYKPDGGTGISAEERASCCRALANPNAGANDFARPGHIFPLIARDGGVLLRSGHTEAAVDLCKLSGLPPVGVISELMNDDGTVMKGEQVAKFAAAHKLKHVTIADMIAYRQAREKLIERVATFTTDSPIGPLQGYAYRSPFDEIAHAAFVYNGVGDGKNVLTRLHKPNIVKDLFTGQARMQIVLDHFKKAGRGVLVYLRDGAAGVPVEPVGEQKTAEADRHRQWREVGVGAQILRDLGITSIVNLTSSVHDYKGLSGFGIEIVSNEKLEGQ from the coding sequence ATGGCCGATACGATCCAGGAAGTTCTGCAAGCCTTTGCCATGGGCGAGCTCGTCGTCGTCACCGACGACGACGACCGTGAGGGCGAGGGTGATCTGATCGTTGCAGCTTCCCTCTGCACCGCGGAGAAAATGGCATTCATCATCCGCCATACCTCCGGCATCGTTTGCGCACCGATCACTACGGACGACGCGCGCCGGCTGCGGCTCGATCCGATGGTGGCGCATAACGAGTCCAATCACACCACCGCCTTTACCGTCTCGATCGACTACAAGCCCGATGGCGGCACCGGCATTTCGGCGGAGGAGCGCGCCTCCTGCTGCCGCGCGCTCGCCAATCCCAACGCCGGCGCCAACGACTTTGCCCGGCCAGGCCACATCTTTCCGCTGATCGCACGCGACGGCGGCGTGCTCTTGCGCTCCGGCCATACCGAAGCGGCGGTCGATCTCTGCAAGCTTTCCGGCCTGCCTCCGGTCGGCGTCATCTCCGAGTTGATGAACGACGACGGCACCGTGATGAAGGGCGAGCAGGTCGCGAAATTCGCCGCCGCCCACAAGCTCAAGCACGTCACGATAGCTGACATGATCGCCTACCGTCAGGCGCGCGAAAAGCTGATCGAGCGGGTCGCGACGTTTACGACCGACAGCCCGATCGGACCGCTCCAGGGCTATGCCTATCGCTCGCCCTTCGACGAGATCGCGCATGCTGCCTTCGTCTATAACGGCGTCGGCGACGGCAAGAACGTGCTGACGCGCTTGCACAAGCCCAACATCGTCAAAGATCTCTTCACGGGCCAGGCGCGGATGCAAATCGTACTGGATCATTTCAAGAAGGCCGGTCGCGGCGTGCTGGTGTACCTGCGCGACGGCGCGGCCGGGGTTCCCGTCGAACCGGTTGGCGAACAGAAAACGGCGGAGGCCGATAGGCACCGGCAATGGCGTGAAGTCGGCGTCGGCGCCCAGATCCTGCGCGATCTCGGCATCACTTCGATCGTCAATCTCACGTCCTCCGTGCACGACTACAAGGGATTATCCGGGTTCGGCATCGAAATTGTTTCCAACGAGAAGTTGGAGGGACAGTAG
- a CDS encoding cation:proton antiporter, which produces MHELIRDITLCILFAWGLGLLAHFSRQPLILAYLIAGFVIGPFGMKWVESQDSITVISELGLIFMLFMIGLEIDLKKIVRAGKVILFAAGGQLAGGVLLGILFFIGIGLSMGSGHFDALYLCVACALSSTVIIVKVLYEKRELDTLPGRITLGVLVLQDIFAILFLAVQPSLDNLQVSVILLSIARVGVLVMTALVLSRYVLPWLFHQIARRPELILLGALAWCFLIGEIAERLHLSREMGSLVAGVSLSTFPYALDVSAKVTTLRDFFITLFFVSLGMTIPIPGASVIGLALAIAAFTVVSRMVTTFTPLYLMKQGLRASLLPAINLAQISEFSLVVIQTGVTAHHIGPETSSAASFAFVVLAVLSTFVMGRSDQITRSLIGPLKRIGLRDLDHKHEADGGHDAGHGEARRIVILGFFRAASALVADIERLNPAALEQITVIDFNPLVFRTLTDRGMHVVYGDISNVDTLVHAGVGKAELIILSIPDSLLKGADNEKLVRHVRSLNPTAKIVATAEILANVNDLYEAGADYVTVTRLSDAHELYKVIEAAQAGLLEDKRAETDALLSERREVLP; this is translated from the coding sequence ATGCACGAACTTATTCGCGATATCACTCTGTGCATCCTGTTCGCCTGGGGGCTCGGCCTGCTGGCGCATTTTTCCCGGCAGCCGCTGATTTTGGCCTACCTTATCGCCGGGTTCGTCATCGGTCCATTCGGCATGAAGTGGGTCGAGTCCCAGGATTCGATCACCGTCATCTCCGAACTCGGCCTGATCTTCATGCTGTTCATGATCGGGCTGGAAATCGACCTGAAGAAGATCGTGCGCGCCGGCAAGGTGATTCTGTTTGCCGCGGGCGGGCAATTGGCCGGCGGCGTCCTGCTCGGAATATTGTTTTTTATCGGGATCGGGCTGTCGATGGGCAGCGGCCATTTCGATGCGCTCTATCTCTGCGTCGCCTGCGCGCTGTCGAGCACGGTCATCATCGTCAAGGTGCTGTACGAGAAGCGTGAGCTCGACACGCTGCCAGGGCGGATTACGCTCGGCGTGCTGGTGCTGCAGGACATCTTCGCGATACTGTTCCTGGCGGTGCAGCCGAGCCTCGACAATCTGCAGGTGAGCGTGATCCTGCTGTCGATCGCGCGGGTCGGCGTGCTGGTGATGACTGCCCTCGTGCTCAGCCGCTACGTGCTGCCGTGGCTGTTCCACCAGATTGCGCGCCGGCCGGAACTGATCCTGCTCGGCGCACTGGCCTGGTGCTTCCTGATCGGCGAGATCGCGGAGAGGCTGCACCTGTCGCGCGAGATGGGCTCGCTGGTAGCGGGCGTTTCGCTGTCGACTTTCCCCTATGCGCTCGACGTCTCCGCCAAGGTCACGACGCTGCGCGACTTCTTCATCACGCTGTTCTTCGTCTCGCTCGGCATGACCATCCCGATCCCCGGTGCGTCGGTGATCGGGCTGGCGCTTGCGATCGCGGCCTTCACCGTCGTCAGCCGCATGGTAACGACGTTCACGCCGCTCTATCTGATGAAGCAGGGCCTGCGCGCCAGCCTGTTGCCGGCGATCAACCTGGCACAGATATCGGAGTTTTCGCTGGTTGTGATCCAGACCGGCGTGACGGCGCATCACATTGGACCTGAGACGTCGAGCGCGGCGTCGTTTGCCTTCGTGGTATTGGCGGTCCTGAGCACCTTCGTCATGGGCCGCAGCGATCAGATCACGCGCAGCCTGATCGGTCCCCTGAAGCGGATAGGCTTGCGCGATCTCGATCACAAGCATGAGGCCGACGGAGGGCACGATGCAGGGCACGGGGAGGCGCGCCGGATCGTCATTCTCGGGTTCTTCCGCGCCGCCAGCGCGCTGGTTGCCGATATCGAGCGCCTCAATCCGGCGGCGCTGGAGCAGATCACCGTGATCGACTTCAATCCGCTGGTGTTTAGGACCTTGACGGACCGCGGCATGCACGTGGTCTATGGCGACATCAGCAACGTCGATACGCTGGTGCATGCCGGCGTCGGCAAGGCGGAGCTGATCATCCTCAGCATCCCGGATTCGCTGTTGAAGGGCGCCGACAACGAAAAGCTGGTCCGGCACGTCCGCTCGCTCAATCCGACCGCCAAGATCGTCGCCACCGCGGAGATCCTGGCCAACGTCAACGACCTCTACGAGGCCGGCGCCGATTACGTTACGGTGACCAGGCTCAGCGACGCCCACGAACTCTACAAGGTGATCGAAGCCGCCCAGGCCGGGCTCCTGGAGGACAAACGCGCCGAGACCGACGCGCTGCTCAGCGAGCGCCGCGAGGTGCTGCCATAG